One segment of Streptosporangium brasiliense DNA contains the following:
- a CDS encoding carbohydrate ABC transporter permease, with product MTRVRRWLPGLLLVTPSIIAIAVFVYGMLGWNFRLAMTDRHDEISEGSFVGLENFVTLWDQKRWGISVNHAVVFTVVFVFGALALGWLLAFLMEKGIKGEGTFRAVYLFPMAISFVATGVVWRWLMNSGQDERAVGLNRLFDSLGLDFLQWEWFRNPDWGMAAMAIPAIWQMSGYVMALFLAGFRGVPEDLREAARVDGCTEWQVYRHIVLPLLRPVTLSALIILGHISLKVFDLIVAVSGKQIITDVPAVFMWVAVFDSHDPAKGATIAAYIVLAVSVFVIPYLVWTLRKERRP from the coding sequence GTGACACGGGTGCGCAGGTGGCTGCCGGGGTTGCTGCTGGTCACGCCGTCGATCATCGCCATCGCGGTCTTCGTGTACGGCATGCTCGGCTGGAACTTCCGGCTGGCCATGACCGACAGGCACGACGAGATCTCCGAGGGGAGTTTCGTTGGCCTGGAGAACTTCGTCACGCTCTGGGATCAGAAGCGCTGGGGCATCTCGGTCAACCACGCCGTCGTCTTCACCGTGGTGTTCGTGTTCGGTGCGCTGGCGCTGGGCTGGCTGCTGGCCTTCCTCATGGAGAAGGGGATCAAGGGGGAGGGGACCTTCCGGGCGGTCTACCTGTTCCCGATGGCGATCTCGTTCGTGGCGACCGGGGTGGTCTGGCGCTGGCTGATGAACTCCGGTCAGGACGAGCGGGCGGTCGGGCTGAACCGGCTGTTCGACAGCCTGGGCCTGGACTTCCTGCAGTGGGAGTGGTTCCGGAACCCGGACTGGGGGATGGCGGCCATGGCCATCCCCGCGATATGGCAAATGTCGGGATATGTCATGGCGTTGTTCCTGGCGGGCTTCCGGGGCGTCCCCGAAGACCTCCGGGAGGCGGCCCGGGTCGACGGCTGCACCGAATGGCAGGTCTACCGGCACATCGTGCTGCCGCTGCTCCGCCCGGTGACGCTGTCCGCGCTGATCATCCTCGGGCACATCTCGCTCAAGGTCTTCGACCTGATCGTCGCGGTGTCCGGCAAGCAGATCATCACCGACGTCCCCGCCGTGTTCATGTGGGTGGCGGTCTTCGACTCCCACGACCCGGCCAAGGGCGCCACCATCGCCGCCTACATCGTGCTCGCGGTGAGCGTGTTCGTCATCCCCTACCTGGTCTGGACCCTTCGCAAGGAGAGGCGGCCATGA
- a CDS encoding carbohydrate ABC transporter permease: MTATETRTPPARAHGPGGRAGRRAGWARGVRLALLAAFLVIFLIPVYVLLVTSFKPLTEADPSRAWALPEVWTAQPWRVAWDKLAPGIWNSVLLAVPGALISAVLGSMNGYVLSKWRFPGADVLFTLFLFGMFIPYQGVMIPLVQLLVKLNEITQSVTGASGVFYGAIPGLLLAHVVYGIPICTLIFRNYYVTIPDELIEASRVDGAGMLRTYWSVVLPVSGPAFAVVIIWQFTSMWNDFLFAVFLTGPQSWPTTVMLNNIAGAQTVPYSQQMAAALLASIPTMIVYVLLGRFFMRGLMAGALKG; encoded by the coding sequence ATGACGGCCACGGAGACGCGGACCCCTCCGGCGCGGGCGCACGGGCCGGGCGGCCGGGCCGGGCGGCGGGCGGGCTGGGCGCGCGGCGTCCGGCTGGCGCTGCTGGCCGCCTTCCTGGTGATCTTCCTGATCCCGGTCTACGTGCTGCTGGTCACCAGCTTCAAGCCGCTGACCGAGGCCGACCCCAGCCGGGCCTGGGCGCTGCCCGAGGTGTGGACGGCGCAGCCGTGGCGGGTGGCCTGGGACAAGCTCGCCCCGGGCATCTGGAACAGCGTGCTGCTGGCCGTACCCGGTGCGCTGATCTCGGCGGTCCTGGGCTCCATGAACGGCTACGTGCTGTCGAAGTGGCGCTTCCCCGGCGCCGACGTGCTGTTCACGCTGTTCCTGTTCGGCATGTTCATCCCCTACCAGGGGGTCATGATCCCGCTGGTCCAGCTCCTGGTGAAGCTCAACGAGATCACCCAGTCCGTCACCGGGGCGTCGGGGGTCTTCTACGGCGCGATACCGGGGCTGCTCCTGGCGCACGTGGTCTACGGCATCCCGATCTGCACGCTGATATTCCGTAACTACTACGTCACCATCCCGGACGAGCTGATCGAGGCCTCCCGGGTGGACGGCGCGGGGATGCTGCGGACCTACTGGTCGGTGGTGCTGCCGGTCTCCGGGCCGGCCTTCGCGGTGGTGATCATCTGGCAGTTCACCTCGATGTGGAACGACTTCCTGTTCGCCGTCTTCCTCACCGGCCCGCAGAGCTGGCCCACCACGGTCATGCTCAACAACATCGCCGGCGCCCAGACCGTCCCCTACAGCCAGCAGATGGCCGCGGCCCTGCTCGCCTCCATCCCCACGATGATCGTCTACGTCCTGCTCGGCCGGTTCTTCATGCGCGGCCTCATGGCCGGGGCGCTGAAGGGGTGA
- a CDS encoding ArsR/SmtB family transcription factor yields the protein MVYLIEVSPQDVMASRFAISPLMVTKQALWLLSGKKDDPVWRAWVDRMRGPYEGLLARQAGLGALVTLYRDRLYNADFPAPPPAGVSTPFAAELTAVRATPAAQAHGEIARNLEGMARPPDAVMDVLFSPDVVELFAAALQAVWDEIVAPSWPRFHAILERDVVQRAGRLAAYGWAAALADLSPRVRWRPDGVIEVGARSPDATHRLDGRGLLLVPSPFDCGVGSYLEHAWPYAISYPARGAGIPHRAPDGLAGLIGRTRARVLLELAGPATTTQLVTLLGLSLGTVGGHLAALRRAGLVAGSRTGRGVLYHRTALGDSLVHPEALRP from the coding sequence ATGGTCTACCTGATCGAGGTCAGCCCGCAGGACGTCATGGCGAGCAGGTTCGCCATCTCCCCTCTCATGGTCACCAAGCAGGCGCTCTGGCTGCTGTCCGGCAAGAAGGACGACCCGGTGTGGCGGGCGTGGGTGGACCGGATGCGCGGGCCGTACGAGGGCCTGCTGGCCAGGCAGGCCGGCCTGGGCGCCCTGGTGACGCTGTACCGGGACCGGCTCTACAACGCCGACTTCCCCGCGCCGCCGCCGGCCGGGGTGAGCACCCCCTTCGCCGCCGAGCTCACGGCCGTGCGGGCGACCCCGGCCGCCCAGGCGCACGGCGAGATCGCCCGGAACCTGGAGGGCATGGCGCGTCCCCCGGACGCGGTCATGGACGTGCTGTTCTCACCGGACGTCGTGGAACTGTTCGCCGCCGCGCTCCAGGCCGTCTGGGACGAGATCGTCGCCCCCTCGTGGCCACGCTTCCACGCGATCCTGGAGCGGGACGTGGTCCAGCGGGCGGGCCGGCTGGCCGCCTACGGCTGGGCGGCGGCGCTGGCCGACCTCAGCCCCCGGGTGCGGTGGCGCCCGGACGGGGTCATCGAGGTCGGCGCGCGGAGCCCGGACGCGACCCACCGGCTCGACGGACGCGGCCTGCTCCTCGTGCCCTCCCCCTTCGACTGCGGAGTGGGCTCCTACCTTGAGCACGCGTGGCCGTACGCGATCAGCTATCCGGCCCGGGGCGCGGGGATCCCGCACCGGGCGCCCGACGGGCTGGCCGGGCTGATCGGCCGGACCCGGGCCCGCGTGCTCCTGGAGCTGGCCGGCCCGGCGACCACCACCCAGCTCGTCACCCTGCTCGGCCTGAGCCTGGGCACCGTCGGAGGCCACCTGGCCGCGCTGCGCAGGGCGGGCCTGGTCGCCGGGAGCCGCACCGGCCGGGGCGTCCTCTACCACCGCACCGCGCTGGGCGACTCCCTGGTCCATCCTGAGGCGCTCCGACCGTGA
- a CDS encoding MFS transporter, translating to MTPTQERGATYTEVFAGREFRVLFGSFALLVAGDQIKMLALSALVYARTGSPGLSAATYMLGFLPYIVGGTFLLSLADRLRPRELMIAGELVRVVTCLLLAFAGLPVWAMLALVLLTGLFSPVFAAARSALLPDLLPGDAFVLARSVLSMTAAGAQIGGLAVGGGILAAAGPDGALAGTAVLSVVAAVVLRAGLPGLPARGAVGGGAVRETLRVNRSLLADARVRGLLLAHWLPVSFVTGAEAMLVPYLGGTAGIALAAASAGLAAGNLAVGRFAAPSARERLALPLAVLAGVPLLGFALQPGLAGAVLIAVLATAGSGAYQLGLQRRFLEAVPERVRGQAFGLVSAGAMTGQALGAALVGAAAELAAPHLAIAAAGLAVIGCSLALHRSLRPSPVPG from the coding sequence ATGACCCCCACACAAGAGCGCGGCGCGACCTACACGGAGGTTTTCGCGGGCCGGGAGTTCCGGGTGCTGTTCGGGAGCTTCGCGCTCCTGGTGGCCGGGGACCAGATCAAGATGCTGGCCCTGTCGGCCCTGGTCTACGCGCGGACCGGGTCGCCCGGACTGTCGGCCGCGACGTACATGCTGGGCTTCCTGCCCTACATCGTCGGCGGGACGTTCCTGCTCTCGCTGGCCGACCGGCTCCGGCCGCGCGAGCTGATGATCGCCGGTGAGCTGGTCCGGGTGGTGACCTGCCTGCTGCTGGCCTTCGCCGGACTGCCCGTCTGGGCGATGCTGGCCCTGGTCCTCCTGACCGGGCTGTTCTCGCCGGTCTTCGCCGCCGCCCGCAGCGCCCTCCTGCCCGACCTGCTGCCGGGTGACGCGTTCGTGCTGGCCAGGTCGGTGCTGTCCATGACGGCCGCCGGGGCGCAGATCGGCGGCCTCGCGGTGGGCGGCGGCATCCTCGCCGCCGCAGGCCCGGACGGGGCGCTGGCCGGCACCGCCGTGCTGTCGGTCGTGGCCGCGGTGGTGCTCCGGGCCGGACTGCCCGGCCTGCCGGCCCGGGGCGCGGTGGGCGGCGGCGCCGTACGGGAGACCCTGCGGGTCAACCGGTCCCTGCTGGCCGACGCCAGGGTGCGCGGGCTGCTGCTCGCCCACTGGCTGCCGGTGTCGTTCGTGACGGGCGCCGAGGCGATGCTCGTGCCCTACCTGGGCGGCACGGCCGGGATCGCGCTCGCCGCCGCGTCCGCGGGGCTGGCGGCCGGGAACCTCGCCGTCGGCCGGTTCGCCGCGCCGTCGGCGCGGGAGCGGCTGGCGCTGCCCCTGGCGGTGCTCGCCGGGGTGCCGCTGCTCGGCTTCGCCCTCCAGCCGGGCCTCGCGGGGGCCGTCCTGATCGCCGTGCTCGCCACGGCGGGCAGCGGCGCCTACCAGCTCGGGCTGCAGCGGAGGTTCCTGGAGGCGGTGCCCGAGCGGGTCCGGGGACAGGCCTTCGGACTGGTGTCGGCGGGCGCGATGACCGGCCAGGCGCTGGGCGCCGCGCTGGTGGGCGCCGCCGCCGAACTGGCGGCCCCGCACCTGGCGATCGCCGCCGCGGGCCTGGCGGTCATCGGGTGCTCCCTCGCCCTCCACCGCTCCCTGCGGCCGTCCCCGGTGCCGGGCTAG
- a CDS encoding LacI family DNA-binding transcriptional regulator, whose translation MKDVAAAAGVALKTVSRVVNEEPGVNPATAERVLSAIERLGYRRNESARVLRRGRTASIGLVIEDAADPFYSGISRAVEDVALRYGSLVLSGSSGEEPTRERELVLTFCSRRVDGLIIVPAGDDHDYLRPELDAGIAAVFADRPGGLEVDTVTCDNNGGTHTGVTHLIRHGHRRIAFLGDSASIFTAAERLRGYRRALADAGLPFDGSLVATGPPEQAGPALARMLSGDDPPTAVFTGNGRITVATLRTGHRLAMVGFDDFELADLLVPGVTVVAQDPAKLGRTAAELLFRRITGEPGPAARIELPTRLIPRGSGELRP comes from the coding sequence ATGAAAGATGTCGCGGCGGCGGCCGGGGTGGCGCTCAAGACCGTCTCCCGGGTCGTCAACGAGGAGCCGGGGGTCAACCCCGCCACCGCCGAGCGGGTCCTGTCGGCCATCGAACGGCTCGGCTACCGGCGCAACGAGAGCGCCCGGGTGCTGCGCCGGGGCCGGACCGCGAGCATCGGCCTGGTGATCGAGGACGCGGCCGACCCGTTCTACTCCGGGATCAGCCGCGCGGTCGAGGACGTGGCGCTCCGGTACGGCTCGCTGGTGCTCAGCGGCTCCTCGGGGGAGGAGCCGACGCGCGAGCGGGAGCTCGTCCTCACCTTCTGCTCCCGCCGGGTGGACGGCCTGATCATCGTGCCGGCCGGGGACGACCACGACTACCTGAGGCCCGAGCTCGACGCGGGCATCGCCGCCGTCTTCGCCGACCGGCCGGGCGGGCTGGAGGTGGACACGGTGACCTGCGACAACAACGGCGGGACGCACACCGGGGTCACCCACCTGATCCGGCACGGCCACCGCCGGATCGCCTTCCTCGGCGACAGCGCGTCCATCTTCACCGCCGCCGAGCGCCTGCGCGGCTACCGCCGCGCCCTCGCCGACGCGGGCCTGCCGTTCGACGGGTCGCTGGTGGCGACGGGCCCCCCGGAGCAGGCCGGGCCCGCGCTGGCCCGGATGCTCTCCGGCGACGACCCGCCCACCGCGGTGTTCACCGGCAACGGCCGGATCACCGTGGCCACGCTGCGCACCGGGCACCGGCTCGCCATGGTCGGCTTCGACGACTTCGAGCTCGCCGACCTGCTGGTGCCCGGGGTGACCGTGGTCGCCCAGGACCCGGCCAAGCTCGGCCGGACCGCGGCCGAGCTGCTCTTCCGCCGCATCACAGGGGAGCCGGGCCCAGCCGCCCGGATCGAGCTGCCCACCCGGCTCATCCCCCGCGGCTCCGGAGAGCTGCGCCCCTAG
- a CDS encoding IclR family transcriptional regulator domain-containing protein — protein MDGPVDRGVDGPVDRDVDGPVDRGPDHVQSLARGLSVIRAFGAATPELTLSEVARATGLTRAAARRFLLTLVDLGYVRTDGRLFALSPRVLELGYAYLSGLSLPEVAEPHLERLVAEVHESASVAVLDGEDIVYVARVATTRIMRVTIAIGTRFPAHCTSMGRVLLAALPPEELDACLGRAGLRGFTPRTVTEPAALRAELDGVRARGWAVVDQELEEGLRSVAVPVRERSGRVVAAMNISSHASRTTVESLQRDLLPPLLAAAARVESDLRATGVRGGALSR, from the coding sequence ATGGACGGACCGGTTGACCGAGGCGTGGACGGACCGGTCGACCGAGACGTGGACGGACCGGTCGACCGCGGCCCCGACCACGTGCAGTCGCTGGCCCGGGGGCTGTCGGTGATCCGGGCGTTCGGCGCGGCCACCCCCGAGCTGACGCTCAGCGAGGTCGCCCGCGCCACCGGTCTGACCCGGGCGGCGGCCCGGCGGTTCCTGCTGACGCTCGTCGACCTCGGCTACGTCCGGACCGACGGGCGGCTGTTCGCGCTCTCCCCCCGCGTGCTGGAGCTCGGCTACGCCTACCTGTCCGGTCTCTCCCTGCCCGAGGTCGCCGAGCCGCACCTGGAGCGGCTCGTCGCCGAGGTGCACGAGTCGGCGTCCGTGGCCGTGCTCGACGGCGAGGACATCGTCTACGTGGCCCGGGTGGCCACCACCCGGATCATGCGGGTGACCATCGCCATCGGCACCCGCTTCCCGGCCCACTGCACCTCGATGGGCCGGGTGCTGCTGGCCGCGCTCCCCCCGGAGGAGCTCGACGCCTGTCTCGGCCGCGCCGGGCTGCGCGGGTTCACCCCCCGGACCGTCACCGAGCCCGCCGCCCTCCGGGCCGAGCTGGACGGCGTCCGCGCGCGGGGGTGGGCGGTGGTCGACCAGGAGCTGGAGGAGGGGCTGCGCTCGGTCGCCGTGCCGGTCCGGGAGCGCTCCGGCCGGGTGGTCGCCGCGATGAACATCTCCTCCCACGCGAGCCGGACGACCGTCGAGTCCCTCCAGCGCGACCTGCTGCCGCCGCTGCTGGCCGCCGCCGCGAGGGTGGAGTCCGACCTGCGCGCGACGGGCGTGCGGGGCGGCGCGCTCTCCCGGTGA
- the pcaC gene encoding 4-carboxymuconolactone decarboxylase: MDMWSAGDATRRAVLGDEHVDRAAAGATPFTADFQELITKYAWGEIWTRPGLDRRTRSCLTLALLTALGHERELAMHVRAALRVGLTEEEIKEVLLHTAVYAGVPAANRAFAVAQAALEFDRNEEDGDGRTG, from the coding sequence ATGGACATGTGGAGCGCCGGAGACGCGACGCGCCGGGCCGTACTGGGCGACGAGCACGTGGACCGCGCCGCCGCGGGCGCCACGCCGTTCACCGCGGACTTCCAGGAGCTCATCACCAAATACGCCTGGGGGGAGATCTGGACCCGTCCCGGCCTGGACCGGCGCACCCGTAGCTGCCTCACCCTCGCCCTGCTGACCGCGCTCGGGCACGAGCGGGAGCTGGCCATGCACGTGCGGGCGGCGCTCCGCGTCGGGCTCACCGAGGAGGAGATCAAGGAGGTGCTGCTGCACACCGCGGTCTACGCGGGCGTGCCCGCGGCCAACCGCGCGTTCGCGGTGGCGCAGGCGGCACTAGAGTTCGACCGGAACGAGGAGGACGGGGATGGACGGACCGGTTGA
- the pcaB gene encoding 3-carboxy-cis,cis-muconate cycloisomerase: MTLSARDGLFSGMFARGGAAPEVSDAAWLAAMLDVEAALATAQAGIGLIPDEAVEALGAACRPELFDLAELGGRAAPAGNPVIPLVAALRERVKPELRRYVHYGATSQDINDTAAMLVACRALAPLLADLSACADACARLAAGHRDTVMAGRTVLQQAVPITFGLKAAGWLSALDRSRAELAELPLPVQYGGAAGTLSALGGRGHEVLPRLAAGLGLAEPVLPWHTDRAPVARLACALGTAAGTLGKIATDVKLLAQTEVGEAAEPSAPGRGGSSAMPHKRNPVGAVSVLACVQRVPGLVASVLAGMVQEHERAAGPWQAEWETLGELLRLTGSAASWLGEVLEGLTVDPARMRANLGAARGLPMAEHVVARLGGTPEARGLVDAACARAAAEGLSLREALLAGPGLALTAQELEAALDPAGYLGSAGVFVDRVVAAHFDPPE; the protein is encoded by the coding sequence ATGACCTTGTCGGCGCGCGACGGACTGTTCTCGGGGATGTTCGCCAGGGGCGGTGCCGCGCCAGAGGTGTCGGACGCGGCGTGGCTGGCGGCGATGCTGGACGTCGAGGCCGCGCTGGCCACCGCCCAGGCGGGGATCGGCCTGATCCCGGACGAGGCGGTCGAGGCGCTGGGGGCGGCCTGCCGGCCGGAGCTGTTCGACCTCGCCGAGCTGGGCGGCCGGGCCGCGCCGGCGGGCAACCCGGTCATCCCCCTGGTCGCGGCCCTGCGCGAGCGGGTCAAGCCCGAGCTGCGGCGATACGTGCACTACGGCGCGACCAGCCAGGACATCAACGACACGGCCGCGATGCTGGTCGCCTGCCGCGCCCTCGCGCCACTCCTGGCCGACCTGTCCGCCTGCGCCGACGCGTGCGCGCGCCTGGCGGCCGGGCACCGCGACACCGTGATGGCCGGGCGCACGGTCCTGCAGCAGGCGGTGCCGATCACCTTCGGGCTCAAGGCCGCGGGCTGGCTGAGCGCGCTGGACCGGTCGCGGGCGGAGCTGGCGGAGCTGCCGCTACCGGTCCAGTACGGCGGGGCGGCGGGCACCCTGTCCGCCCTCGGCGGCCGGGGCCACGAGGTGCTGCCGCGCCTGGCGGCCGGGCTGGGCCTGGCCGAGCCGGTCCTGCCCTGGCACACCGACCGCGCCCCGGTCGCCCGGCTGGCCTGCGCCCTCGGCACGGCGGCCGGGACGCTCGGCAAGATCGCCACTGATGTGAAGCTGCTGGCCCAGACCGAGGTTGGGGAGGCCGCCGAGCCGTCGGCCCCCGGCCGGGGCGGCTCCAGCGCCATGCCGCACAAGCGCAACCCGGTGGGCGCGGTGTCGGTGCTCGCCTGCGTCCAGCGCGTCCCCGGCCTGGTGGCCTCGGTGCTCGCGGGCATGGTCCAGGAGCACGAGCGCGCCGCCGGCCCCTGGCAGGCCGAGTGGGAGACGCTCGGCGAGCTGCTCCGGCTCACCGGCAGCGCCGCGTCCTGGCTCGGCGAGGTGCTGGAGGGCCTGACCGTCGACCCGGCGCGGATGCGGGCCAACCTCGGCGCGGCGCGGGGGCTGCCGATGGCCGAGCACGTCGTCGCCCGGCTCGGCGGCACCCCTGAGGCGCGCGGGCTGGTGGACGCCGCCTGCGCCCGGGCGGCCGCCGAGGGCCTGTCGCTGCGCGAGGCGCTGCTGGCCGGGCCCGGCCTGGCTCTGACGGCGCAGGAGCTGGAGGCCGCCCTGGACCCGGCGGGCTATCTCGGCTCCGCCGGGGTCTTCGTCGACCGGGTGGTCGCGGCCCACTTCGACCCCCCGGAGTGA
- a CDS encoding thiolase family protein, which translates to MNDVFVLDAVRTPIGRHGGALSGVRPDDLAAHVVRALAARSPGLDPAAVDDVFFGAANGAGEDNRDVARMAVLLAGLPVTVPGTTVNRLCGSGLEAAVAASRAVAVGDASLVIAGGSESMSRAPWVMPKPPRGFDRGPQTLHDTALGWRMVNPLMPAEWTVALGEGAEILADRYWITREAQDAFALRSHRRAAAAWERGVFGGEVAPLDALDRDECVRADATPEALARLRPVFRPGGTVTAGNASPLNDGAAALLIGDEAGAGRAGRTPLARIAARAAVGVEPHLFGIGPVEAARTALGRAGVTWSDLRAVELNEAFAAQSLACLAEWPDLDPEIVNVNGGAIALGHPLGSSGARILGTLAHELHRRGGGYGLAAICVGVGQGLAVVLEGV; encoded by the coding sequence ATGAACGACGTCTTCGTCCTCGACGCGGTCCGCACGCCCATCGGCCGCCACGGCGGCGCGCTGTCGGGCGTCCGCCCCGACGACCTGGCCGCGCACGTGGTCCGCGCGCTGGCCGCCCGCTCCCCCGGCCTCGATCCGGCGGCCGTCGACGACGTGTTCTTCGGCGCGGCCAACGGCGCGGGCGAGGACAACCGCGACGTCGCGCGGATGGCCGTCCTGCTCGCCGGGCTCCCGGTCACGGTGCCGGGCACGACCGTGAACCGGCTGTGCGGGTCCGGACTGGAGGCGGCCGTCGCCGCCTCCCGCGCCGTGGCCGTGGGCGACGCCTCCCTGGTGATCGCCGGCGGGTCGGAGTCGATGAGCCGGGCGCCATGGGTGATGCCCAAACCGCCGCGCGGCTTCGACCGGGGGCCGCAGACCCTGCACGACACGGCCCTCGGCTGGCGCATGGTCAACCCCCTGATGCCGGCCGAGTGGACGGTCGCCCTGGGCGAGGGCGCGGAGATCCTCGCCGACCGCTACTGGATCACCCGCGAGGCCCAGGACGCCTTCGCCCTCCGCAGCCACCGGCGCGCGGCGGCGGCCTGGGAGCGCGGCGTCTTCGGCGGCGAGGTGGCCCCGCTCGACGCCCTCGACCGTGACGAGTGCGTCAGGGCCGACGCGACGCCGGAGGCGCTCGCCCGGCTCAGGCCGGTCTTCCGCCCCGGCGGCACCGTCACCGCCGGCAACGCCTCCCCCCTCAACGACGGCGCCGCCGCCCTGCTCATCGGCGACGAGGCGGGGGCCGGGCGGGCCGGCCGTACGCCGCTGGCGCGGATCGCGGCGCGGGCGGCGGTCGGCGTGGAGCCGCACCTGTTCGGCATCGGACCGGTGGAGGCCGCCCGCACGGCGCTCGGCCGCGCGGGTGTCACCTGGTCCGATCTGCGCGCCGTCGAGCTCAACGAGGCCTTCGCCGCCCAGTCCCTGGCCTGCCTGGCCGAGTGGCCGGACCTCGACCCGGAGATCGTCAACGTCAACGGCGGCGCGATCGCCCTCGGCCATCCGCTCGGCTCCTCGGGCGCCCGCATCCTGGGCACCCTCGCCCACGAGCTGCACCGTCGCGGCGGCGGCTACGGCCTGGCCGCCATCTGCGTCGGGGTGGGCCAGGGGCTGGCCGTCGTTCTGGAAGGTGTTTGA
- a CDS encoding CoA-transferase subunit beta → MTAAYTADEMMTVAAARRLREGQSCFVGIGLPSTAANLARRTHAPGLVLVYESGTIGARPDLPPLSIGDGVLADTADAVVSVPEIFNYWLQPGRIDVGFLGAAQIDRFANINTTVIGPYADPEVRLPGAGGAPEIAASCREVTVIVRQSRRAFVDRVDFVTSVGFGSGPGDRERLGLRGGGPRTVITDLAILEPDPASSELVVTHLHPGVTLDQARAATGWDLATAAELRETAPPTPEELGVLRHLTGDSGRTRP, encoded by the coding sequence ATGACCGCGGCCTACACCGCCGACGAGATGATGACCGTGGCGGCGGCCAGGCGGCTGCGCGAGGGCCAGTCGTGCTTCGTGGGCATCGGCCTGCCCAGCACCGCCGCCAACCTCGCCCGCCGCACCCACGCCCCCGGCCTCGTGCTCGTCTACGAGTCGGGGACCATCGGCGCCAGGCCGGACCTGCCGCCCCTGTCCATCGGGGACGGCGTGCTGGCCGACACCGCCGACGCCGTCGTGAGCGTGCCGGAGATCTTCAACTACTGGCTCCAGCCGGGCCGCATCGACGTCGGCTTCCTGGGCGCCGCCCAGATCGACCGGTTCGCCAACATCAACACGACCGTGATCGGCCCCTACGCCGACCCGGAGGTCCGCCTCCCCGGCGCGGGCGGGGCCCCCGAGATCGCCGCCTCCTGCCGCGAGGTGACCGTGATCGTACGGCAGAGCCGCCGCGCGTTCGTCGACCGCGTGGACTTCGTCACCTCCGTCGGCTTCGGCTCCGGTCCAGGCGACCGGGAGCGCCTCGGCCTGCGCGGCGGCGGCCCCCGCACCGTGATCACCGACCTGGCGATCCTGGAACCCGACCCGGCGAGCAGCGAGCTGGTCGTCACCCACCTGCACCCCGGCGTCACCCTCGACCAGGCCCGCGCGGCCACCGGCTGGGACCTCGCGACGGCCGCCGAGCTGCGCGAGACGGCTCCCCCCACCCCCGAGGAGCTCGGCGTCCTGCGCCACCTCACCGGCGACAGCGGGAGGACCCGGCCATGA
- a CDS encoding CoA transferase subunit A, translated as MATVVPLADAMADLVHDGDSVALEGFTHLIPYAAGHEIIRQGRRDLTLIRMTPDLIYDQMIGMGCARRLVFSWGGNPGVGSLHRFRDAVQNRWPAPLEIEEHSHAGIANAYVAGASGLPFAVLRGYRGTGLPAHTARVRPITCPFTGEELTAVPALNPDVAVVHAQRADRRGNVQLWGITGVQKEAVLAARRSLVTVEEVVEELEPRPGAIVLPGWAITHVSEAPGGSHPSYSAGYSTRDNDFYRAWDGISRDRETFTAWMARHVLTPGAEAHR; from the coding sequence ATGGCCACGGTGGTTCCGCTCGCCGACGCGATGGCGGATCTCGTGCACGACGGTGACAGCGTGGCGCTGGAGGGCTTCACCCACCTGATCCCCTACGCGGCCGGACACGAGATCATCCGGCAGGGCCGCCGCGACCTCACGCTGATCCGGATGACCCCCGACCTGATCTACGACCAGATGATCGGGATGGGCTGCGCCCGGCGGCTGGTCTTCTCCTGGGGCGGCAACCCCGGGGTGGGGTCGCTGCACCGCTTCCGCGACGCGGTGCAGAACCGCTGGCCCGCGCCGCTGGAGATCGAGGAGCACAGCCACGCGGGCATCGCCAACGCCTACGTCGCCGGGGCCTCCGGACTGCCCTTCGCGGTGCTGCGCGGCTACCGGGGCACCGGCCTGCCCGCCCACACCGCCCGCGTCCGGCCGATCACCTGCCCGTTCACCGGCGAGGAGCTCACCGCCGTCCCCGCGCTCAACCCCGACGTCGCCGTGGTGCACGCCCAGCGCGCCGACCGGCGGGGCAACGTGCAGCTGTGGGGGATCACCGGGGTGCAGAAGGAGGCCGTCCTGGCGGCGCGGCGCTCCCTGGTCACCGTGGAGGAGGTGGTCGAGGAGCTGGAGCCACGGCCCGGCGCGATCGTGCTGCCCGGCTGGGCGATCACCCACGTGTCCGAGGCCCCCGGCGGCTCCCACCCCTCCTACAGCGCCGGCTACTCCACCCGGGACAACGACTTCTACCGCGCCTGGGACGGGATCAGCCGCGACCGCGAGACCTTCACCGCCTGGATGGCCCGACACGTCCTCACCCCCGGAGCGGAGGCCCACCGATGA